A single Dechloromonas denitrificans DNA region contains:
- a CDS encoding chaperone NapD: MNISSAILYIAPESLEEACVALLQMPGVEIHARSPEGKVVVTLEDDDTNSAADSYVALHGVAGVVSVAMVYQYSDDESKDTEEVEA; the protein is encoded by the coding sequence ATGAACATATCCAGTGCCATTTTGTACATTGCGCCAGAAAGCCTCGAAGAGGCATGTGTGGCGTTGCTCCAGATGCCGGGTGTGGAAATTCATGCCAGGAGTCCTGAGGGGAAGGTCGTCGTTACTCTGGAGGATGACGATACCAATTCGGCTGCGGACAGTTACGTGGCCTTGCATGGTGTTGCCGGCGTCGTATCGGTAGCCATGGTCTATCAATACAGCGACGACGAATCAAAAGATACCGAGGAGGTAGAGGCGTGA